Proteins from a single region of Hordeum vulgare subsp. vulgare chromosome 6H, MorexV3_pseudomolecules_assembly, whole genome shotgun sequence:
- the LOC123404857 gene encoding protein FAR1-RELATED SEQUENCE 5-like, producing MERRVCSAHPGESQASMSIAVGEEIHGKDFLDDGISVEFSARCTEATNGWTRRVRIGKAPVEREMSAARKSALELSVRAYITKRDGNVANPVIGTPFDSIDEAYNFYNLYSWEVGFGIRLSKSRLNVNRSRCMQEIVCGCVVSLCFVGKPVKDNTRSSRCGCNAMIRLLRSEDNGWYICEHRSSHNHPLSMTCGEKMHRQSHRHIDRYTKDLVTQLRQNNVSLGKVFSIVGSFFGCIKNVPFTKRALKTLCGKINKEHSDSDARKTMVILSEMKANDSAFNYTVQVDEESRIKTLMWVNGNSIDQFMCFGDAITFDTTYQTNLYDMPFGLFVGVNNHFQSIIFGVAMLRDEKEDTFRWVFREFIIMVGGKHPQTILTDQARSMELAIEAELPNTVHKWCKWHMLKKAKESMGALWGKNSDFKTEFHKLVHHMVNEEEFEGGWAAMLEKYSLKKHPFLTQIYEVRRKWAKPYFRGLFCAKMTSTQRSESANHMLKGYVPPGCPMHLFLRQYEKLQFDRDSEESFQEKCTSLSGVSLRFNLPIERHASKIYTRAMFEQFGEALYKAGAYVVDVVQPMAIYKLTHVDAATRARWSKVEFIVKVNDDKSFFICECGSFEHSGMVCCHSLIVSFMTYLRLGRIPTKHILKRWTRDARDILPERLVRYQRDSGPPASNTYRHHTMYIQALDCVRLGDSNVKCFEVFTAMMKEVYKTLLPLSQDKDGMGLEDRETAVDGNNMVDRVPELSNCSGIAPAKSKRSAGRPSSSREKAPYEEKLKSVSCFDALVPHNNVPFGDEHGAWSSKGELADGIEARSSRRIGND from the exons GTCGAAAGGGAAATGAGTGCAGCGAGGAAGAGTGCATTGGAATTATCAGTGAGAGCTTACATAACCAAGCGCGATGGGAATGTTGCCAACCCTGTTATTGGAACCCCGTTCGACTCCATAGACGAGGCTTACAATTTCTATAATTTATATTCATGGGAAGTTGGTTTTGGTATTAGGCTATCAAAAAGCCGGCTCAATGTTAACCGGTCAAGGTGCATGCAAGAGATTGTGTGCGGCTGTGTGGTTAGTCTTTGTTTCGTT GGAAAGCCGGTGAAAGATAACACTAGATCATCCAGGTGTGGGTGCAATGCTATGATCAGGCTATTAAGGTCGGAAGACAATGGGTGGTACATATGTGAGCATCGCTCGTCACACAACCACCCTCTCTCGATGACGTGTGGCGAAAAAATGCACCGGCAATCTCACAGACACATTGACCGTTACACTAAAGATTTGGTTACACAGCTAAGGCAAAACAATGTTAGTCTTGGAAAGGTCTTCAGTATAGTTGGAAGTTTTTTTGGGTGTATCAAAAATGTTCCATTCACCAAGAGGGCGTTAAAGACACTGTGTGGCAAGATTAATAAGGAGCATAGTGATTCTGATGCCAGGAAAACAATGGTCATTCTATCTGAGATGAAGGCAAATGACTCGGCGTTCAATTATACTGTCCAGGTTGACGAGGAGAGCAGGATAAAGACACTTATGTGGGTGAATGGTAATAGCATCGACCAATTCATgtgttttggagatgctataaCGTTTGACACAACATATCAGACAAACTTATACGATATGCCATTTGGATTATTTGTTGGTGTGAACAACCATTTCCAGAGTATAATTTTTGGTGTAGCGATGCTTAGGGATGAGAAAGAGGATACATTCAGATGGGTCTTTCGTGAGTTCATTATAATGGTTGGTGGGAAGCATCCACAGACGATACTTACTG ATCAGGCTCGTTCGATGGAATTGGCGATTGAGGCAGAGCTGCCAAATACAGTGCACAAGTGGTGTAAGTGGCACATGTTGAAGAAAGCGAAAGAATCAATGGGCGCATTGTGGGGGAAGAATAGTGATTTCAAGACTGAGTTTCACAAGTTGGTCCATCACATGGTGAACGAAGAAGAGTTTGAAGGTGGGTGGGCTGCAATGCTGGAGAAGTACTCGTTGAAGAAACATCCATTCCTGACACAAATCTACGAGGTGCGTCGCAAATGGGCGAAGCcgtattttaggggattgttctGTGCAAAAATGACAAGCACGCAACGGAGTGAGAGTGCAAATCACATGCTGAAGGGGTATGTTCCGCCTGGCTGCCCTATGCATCTATTCCTACGCCAATATGAAAAACTACAATTTGACAGAGATTctgaagaaagcttccaggagaAGTGCACCTCACTG AGTGGAGTATCATTAAGATTTAACCTGCCAATTGAGAGACATGCAAGCAAAATTTACACGAGGGCTATGTTTGAGCAGTTTGGGGAAGCTCTCTACAAGGCTGGTGCCTATGTAGTTGATGTAGTCCAGCCTATGGCAATTTATAAGCTAACACATGTTGATGCAGCAACGCGTGCGAGATGGAGCAAAGTTGAGTTCATAGTTAAAGTGAACGATGACAAATCATTTTTTATCTGTGAATGCGGGTCATTTGAGCACTCTGGCATGGTATGTTGCCACTCGTTAATAGTAAGTTTCATGACATAC CTGCGGCTTGGCAGAATACCAACAAAGCATATATTGAAGCGATGGACGAGGGATGCACGAGATATCTTGCCTGAGCGACTTGTCCGGTACCAAAGAGACAGTGGGCCTCCTGCTAGCAATACATACAGGCATCATACTATGTACATTCAAGCTTTGGATTGCGTACGGCTCGGTGACAGCAATGTGAAATGTTTTGAAGTTTTCACGGCGATGATGAAGGAAGTTTATAAAACCCTATTGCCTCTAAGTCAGGATAAGGATGGTATGGGACTTGAAGATCGCGAGACAGCTGTTGATGGCAACAATATGGTTGATCGTGTGCCGGAACTATCAAACTGTTCAGGAATTGCTCCCGCAAAGTCTAAACGGTCAGCGGGGAGGCCGTCTTCAAGCAGAGAGAAGGCTCCAtatgaagagaagctgaagag TGTTTCTTGTTTCGATGCTCTTGTTCCACATAACAACGTTCCATTCGGAGACGAGCATGGCGCGTGGTCGTCCAAAGGGGAGCTCGCCGACGGCATTGAGGCAAGGAGTAGCCGTCGCATCGGCAACGACTAG